A stretch of Corallococcus soli DNA encodes these proteins:
- a CDS encoding YiiX/YebB-like N1pC/P60 family cysteine hydrolase, with translation MALSERSAWAGVLGMMVLVWWETRAVAATPRAPEGARVEAKVRTGDVVFQTSGSRQSKAIQEATHSPLSHVGLVEVTPQGVFVVEAVQPVKRTPFARWKARGVKGRLLVLRPTGVEAEAKARAVAEAKRHLGKPYDALFGWGDEAMYCSELVRKAYAAGAGVTYGKMERLGTLDVAGLKREMAERYRGPIPLDLELVTPASLAADARLELVHSDYPEGTKPHTE, from the coding sequence ATGGCATTGAGCGAGAGGAGCGCGTGGGCGGGCGTCCTCGGGATGATGGTGCTGGTGTGGTGGGAGACCCGCGCCGTGGCCGCGACGCCACGGGCCCCTGAGGGGGCGCGGGTGGAGGCGAAGGTGCGGACGGGGGACGTGGTGTTCCAGACCTCGGGATCACGCCAGTCCAAGGCCATCCAGGAGGCCACCCACAGCCCATTGTCACACGTAGGGCTGGTGGAGGTGACTCCACAGGGCGTCTTCGTGGTGGAGGCGGTGCAGCCGGTGAAGCGCACGCCCTTCGCGCGGTGGAAGGCGCGCGGGGTGAAGGGACGGCTGCTGGTGTTGCGGCCCACGGGGGTGGAGGCCGAGGCGAAGGCGCGCGCGGTGGCGGAGGCGAAGCGGCACCTGGGCAAGCCCTACGACGCGCTCTTCGGCTGGGGGGATGAGGCGATGTACTGCTCGGAGCTGGTGCGCAAGGCCTACGCGGCGGGTGCGGGGGTGACGTACGGGAAGATGGAGAGGCTGGGGACGCTGGATGTAGCGGGACTGAAGCGGGAGATGGCCGAACGCTACCGGGGCCCCATCCCCCTGGACCTGGAGCTGGTGACCCCCGCGAGCCTGGCGGCCGATGCGCGGCTGGAGCTGGTGCATTCGGACTACCCGGAAGGGACGAAACCTCACACGGAGTGA